The Thiomonas sp. FB-Cd genome includes a window with the following:
- a CDS encoding class I SAM-dependent DNA methyltransferase produces MDHSVHNKIVSFIWSIADDCLRDVFVRGKYRDVILPMFVLRRLDCLLEPTKEAVLEEVRFQREDAEMADLDPHGLREASGYVFYNTSRFTLKSLLGNPSQLEANLKSYLDGFSDNVKEIVEKFDLRNQVRKMAQSDVLHDVIEKFVSDQINLSPNERKGPDGRTQPGLSNLGMGYVFEELIRKFNEENNEEAGEHFTPREVIELMTNLVFIPVKDQLPNPLTIYDPACGSGGMLTESQKFITDPEGVIKANVGVFLYGKEINPETYAICKSDMMIKGNDPEKIKFGSTLATDDFSGTRFDFMLTNPPYGKSWKSDQKSIVDGKDVIDHRFQVNLSDYTGQEHDFYPAIPRSSDGQLLFMMEMVNKMKRRSDSPMGSRIASVHNGSALFTGDAGGGESNIRRRIIENDYLEAIIQLPNNLFYNTGITTYVWVLSNNKADARKGKVQLIDASNLYQKLRKNLGEKNCEFTDDHIHQITQLYLEMPNDGISKIFNNRDFGYYKVTVERPLRLAAQFSPERIGTLRFTPGMQDIMEWVFDKYGDEVYTELKAHTEAIEAHLEREEITLSPKNRKELLSEATWREQRGIMQAARQLAERIGNGEFLDFNHFEGIVDDALKALGLKLAAPARKQILNAVSWRDERAEKVIKKVHKFNAAKLGDLLFQLGTTRDKLGDYGYMATPTGEYIEYEPDSELRDTENVPLALDTSLSASSVIHDYFIREVRPHVDEAWIAIDKTVIGYEISFNKYFYQHKPLRSLEEVTAEILALEAETDGLLKQLVSFVSGAKQ; encoded by the coding sequence ATGGATCATTCAGTACATAACAAGATCGTCAGCTTCATCTGGTCAATCGCTGACGACTGCCTCAGGGATGTTTTTGTGCGCGGCAAGTACCGCGATGTCATCCTGCCGATGTTCGTCCTGCGCCGTCTGGACTGCCTGCTGGAGCCTACCAAGGAAGCGGTGCTTGAAGAGGTCCGCTTCCAGCGTGAAGACGCGGAAATGGCCGATCTCGATCCGCACGGCTTGCGTGAGGCATCGGGCTACGTGTTCTACAACACCTCCCGCTTCACCCTGAAGTCGCTGCTGGGCAACCCCTCCCAGCTGGAAGCCAACCTGAAGAGCTACCTCGATGGCTTCTCCGACAACGTGAAGGAGATCGTCGAGAAGTTCGACCTGCGCAATCAGGTTCGCAAGATGGCGCAGTCGGACGTGCTGCACGACGTGATCGAAAAGTTCGTGTCCGACCAGATCAACCTCAGCCCCAACGAGCGCAAAGGCCCGGATGGGCGCACCCAGCCGGGACTGTCCAACCTGGGCATGGGCTACGTCTTCGAGGAACTGATCCGCAAGTTCAACGAAGAAAACAACGAAGAGGCCGGTGAGCATTTCACGCCGCGTGAAGTGATCGAGCTTATGACCAATCTGGTCTTCATCCCGGTCAAGGACCAGCTGCCCAATCCACTGACCATCTACGACCCGGCCTGCGGCAGCGGCGGCATGCTGACCGAGTCGCAGAAATTCATCACCGACCCCGAAGGCGTGATCAAAGCCAATGTGGGCGTGTTTCTGTATGGCAAGGAAATCAACCCCGAGACCTACGCCATCTGCAAGTCCGACATGATGATCAAGGGCAACGACCCGGAGAAGATCAAGTTCGGCTCCACGCTGGCAACCGACGATTTCTCCGGCACGCGCTTCGATTTCATGCTGACGAACCCGCCCTACGGAAAGAGCTGGAAGAGCGACCAGAAAAGCATCGTCGATGGCAAGGACGTGATCGACCATCGCTTTCAGGTCAATCTGTCTGACTACACCGGGCAGGAACACGACTTCTACCCAGCAATCCCGCGTTCGTCGGACGGCCAGCTGCTGTTCATGATGGAGATGGTCAACAAGATGAAGCGACGCAGCGACAGCCCGATGGGCTCGCGCATCGCTTCCGTCCACAATGGCTCTGCGCTGTTTACCGGGGATGCTGGCGGTGGCGAAAGCAATATCCGCCGCCGCATCATCGAGAACGACTATCTCGAAGCCATCATCCAGTTGCCGAACAACCTGTTTTACAACACCGGCATCACCACCTACGTCTGGGTCCTGTCCAACAACAAGGCCGATGCGCGCAAAGGCAAGGTTCAGTTAATCGACGCCAGCAACCTGTACCAGAAGCTACGCAAGAACCTGGGTGAGAAGAACTGCGAATTCACCGACGACCACATCCACCAGATCACCCAGCTTTACTTGGAAATGCCGAACGACGGCATTTCTAAAATCTTCAACAACCGCGATTTCGGTTACTACAAGGTCACGGTGGAGCGCCCGCTTCGACTGGCTGCGCAATTCAGCCCCGAGCGCATCGGCACTCTGCGTTTCACGCCGGGCATGCAGGACATCATGGAGTGGGTGTTCGACAAGTACGGTGACGAGGTCTACACCGAACTGAAGGCCCATACCGAAGCCATCGAAGCGCACCTTGAGCGCGAAGAGATCACCCTTTCACCCAAAAACCGCAAGGAACTGCTGTCCGAAGCCACATGGCGCGAGCAACGCGGCATCATGCAGGCCGCACGGCAACTGGCAGAGAGGATCGGCAACGGCGAATTCCTCGACTTCAACCACTTTGAGGGCATCGTCGATGACGCCCTCAAAGCACTGGGCCTGAAGCTGGCTGCACCGGCACGCAAGCAAATCCTCAACGCCGTCAGCTGGCGTGACGAGCGGGCCGAGAAGGTCATCAAGAAAGTCCACAAGTTCAACGCTGCCAAGCTGGGCGATCTGCTGTTCCAGCTGGGCACGACCCGCGACAAGCTTGGCGACTATGGCTACATGGCGACACCAACCGGCGAATACATCGAGTACGAGCCGGACAGCGAGCTGCGCGATACCGAGAATGTCCCGCTGGCGCTCGATACCAGCCTGTCGGCCTCCAGCGTGATCCATGACTACTTCATCCGCGAAGTGCGCCCGCATGTGGACGAGGCATGGATCGCCATCGACAAGACCGTGATCGGCTACGAGATCAGCTTCAACAAGTATTTCTACCAGCACAAGCCGCTGCGCAGCCTGGAAGAAGTCACGGCGGAAATCCTGGCGCTGGAGGCCGAGACGGATGGCCTTCTCAAGCAGTTGGTGAGCTTTGTATCGGGTGCCAAGCAATGA
- a CDS encoding YqaJ viral recombinase family protein: MPVQQRSVTRPALRLVSTKELSRDDWLDVRKKGIGSSDAAAAVGLNPYQSALELWLIKTGRDVGLPKVAFEDESSPMYWGTLLEPIVAAHYVKRTGHRVRRINAVLQHPTLPWMLANIDREVLGSTEVSVLECKTAGIHGSRLWKDGVPEYVQIQVQHQLAVTGKLAADVAVLLGGQDLQVHRIHRDEALIANLMELETRFWRYVESDTPPPADGSESAGLALSVLFPADAGTTVDLRGDTALNGVFEDWLAVRAKLEQLDVQESQCKHTLQQAMGEATKAEFDVGAVSWKKAKDSVTLDTVALLNAQPELLSRYPKHRPGSRRFVLL, translated from the coding sequence ATGCCTGTGCAACAACGCAGTGTCACGCGCCCGGCCTTGCGCCTGGTGTCGACCAAGGAACTGAGCCGGGACGACTGGCTCGATGTCCGCAAAAAGGGGATCGGCAGCAGCGATGCCGCTGCGGCGGTCGGTTTGAACCCCTATCAAAGCGCGCTCGAACTCTGGCTCATCAAAACCGGCCGGGATGTCGGTTTACCCAAAGTGGCCTTTGAGGATGAGAGCTCGCCGATGTATTGGGGAACGCTACTGGAGCCGATTGTGGCTGCGCACTATGTCAAGCGCACCGGACACAGGGTGCGGCGCATCAACGCGGTACTGCAGCATCCCACCCTGCCCTGGATGCTGGCCAACATCGACCGGGAAGTGCTGGGAAGCACGGAGGTCTCCGTCCTGGAATGCAAGACCGCTGGCATTCATGGCTCGAGGTTGTGGAAAGACGGCGTGCCGGAGTATGTGCAAATTCAGGTGCAACACCAACTGGCCGTGACGGGGAAACTGGCAGCCGATGTGGCTGTGCTTCTGGGAGGTCAGGATTTGCAGGTGCATCGCATTCACCGTGACGAGGCGCTCATCGCCAACCTCATGGAACTGGAAACACGGTTCTGGCGCTACGTGGAGTCGGACACACCTCCGCCTGCTGATGGCTCTGAGTCGGCTGGATTAGCGCTATCGGTTTTGTTTCCTGCGGATGCGGGAACCACGGTCGATCTACGGGGTGACACTGCGCTCAATGGGGTGTTCGAGGACTGGCTGGCAGTACGGGCCAAGCTGGAGCAGCTCGACGTGCAGGAGAGTCAGTGCAAGCACACCCTGCAGCAGGCCATGGGCGAAGCGACCAAGGCGGAGTTCGACGTGGGTGCCGTGAGTTGGAAGAAGGCCAAGGACAGCGTCACGCTGGATACGGTGGCCTTGCTCAACGCCCAGCCGGAACTCTTGTCGCGGTACCCGAAGCACCGACCGGGTTCGCGTCGGTTCGTTTTACTTTGA
- a CDS encoding type I restriction endonuclease subunit R: MVSQTNEAALETHIENALAKDGYCIGSPADFDREFAIDSKLFWQFLEAAQPKELAKLKDRPNWQRLLLERLNKKIKKDSVLAVLKKGLDIDDAHFDLLYRLPYNDLNPDVVANFAANVFSVTRQVHYSESDTFKSVDMVLFVNGLAIATLELKNPWTGQNVHNAIKQYRTDRDPREPLFEFGRCLVHFAVDPDEAYMCAQLVGNDSNFLPFNKGFNFGKGNPVNLNGHKTAYLWEGILPRRSLTNIIEQFAKFTVEKDKKIGKERKALVFPRYHQLGVVRGILADAKRYGVGQTYLIHHSAGSGKSNSITWLAYQLVELYDAAGTDNVFDSVVVVTDRRVLDTQLKDNIKLFSETKNIVAHAESAAELKAHLELGKKIIITTVQKFPFIVDGIDDLTDRNFAVIIDEAHSSQSGSASDKLNMTLGAEDEEVPEDLQDKILAAMKGRKMSQNASYFAFTATPKPATLEKFGRQGPDGKFYPFHLYSMKQAIEEKFILDVLEKYTTYKSYYEVQKSVQDNPLFDTAKAQKKLKAFVEASPRTIEVKAKIMVDHFMSNVWQAKKLKGKAKAMVVTRNIECAIRYFFAIRTALQEANAPFKALVAFSGEKTVDGIKYTEDGLNSISARDLPEEFEKDDFKILVVANKYLTGFDEPMLHTMYVDKKLQGVLAVQALSRLNRCNWKLGKTDTFVLDFYNTVDDIKAAFDPFYTATTLSEPTNVNVLHDLKDVLDNFGIYDWSEVTTFNEKFFASAEAEELHPIIDAVVARFDADLDDEQRIDFKIKAKQFVKIYAQVAAIIPFNNANWEMLHWFLKFLIPKLKVKDPDQDKLDELLNSVDLSTYGLERSRLEVKIGLDASETELEPQNPNVRGPHFGPGEADPLDEIVRAFNERHFAGWEATPEEQRVKFINIAKHVMNHADYKAQVEDNPDSQNRQLALERLIQQAISVERRRELDLYKRYASDPDFKRAFDASVSRLLASAASEMLLAGT; encoded by the coding sequence ATGGTCAGCCAAACCAACGAAGCAGCGCTAGAAACGCACATCGAAAACGCACTCGCCAAGGACGGCTACTGCATTGGCAGTCCGGCTGACTTCGATAGAGAGTTTGCCATCGACAGCAAACTTTTCTGGCAATTCCTTGAAGCCGCTCAGCCCAAGGAACTGGCGAAGCTGAAGGATCGTCCGAACTGGCAACGCCTTCTGTTGGAGCGGTTGAACAAGAAGATCAAGAAGGACAGTGTGCTGGCTGTCCTGAAGAAAGGGCTGGACATCGACGATGCCCACTTCGATCTGCTCTACCGGCTGCCCTACAACGACCTGAACCCGGACGTTGTTGCCAACTTTGCGGCAAACGTTTTCAGCGTTACCCGGCAAGTGCATTACAGCGAGTCCGACACCTTCAAGTCGGTGGACATGGTGCTCTTCGTCAACGGCTTGGCGATTGCCACGCTGGAGCTGAAAAACCCTTGGACCGGCCAGAACGTCCACAACGCCATCAAGCAGTACCGTACCGACCGCGACCCGCGTGAGCCGTTGTTTGAATTTGGCCGCTGTCTGGTCCACTTTGCGGTGGACCCAGACGAGGCCTACATGTGTGCCCAATTGGTCGGAAATGACAGCAATTTCTTGCCGTTCAACAAGGGCTTCAACTTCGGCAAGGGCAACCCGGTCAACCTGAACGGCCACAAAACGGCGTACCTCTGGGAAGGCATCCTCCCGCGCCGCAGTCTGACCAACATCATCGAGCAGTTCGCCAAGTTCACCGTCGAGAAGGACAAGAAGATAGGCAAGGAACGCAAGGCGCTGGTTTTCCCCCGCTATCACCAGCTGGGCGTGGTGCGAGGCATTCTGGCCGACGCCAAGCGTTACGGTGTTGGTCAGACTTATCTGATCCACCATTCTGCCGGTTCGGGCAAGTCCAACTCGATCACGTGGCTGGCCTACCAACTGGTGGAGCTGTACGACGCGGCAGGCACAGACAACGTGTTCGATTCCGTTGTCGTCGTGACTGATCGCCGGGTACTGGATACCCAGCTCAAGGACAATATCAAGCTCTTCTCCGAGACCAAGAACATCGTCGCCCATGCCGAGAGCGCCGCTGAGCTGAAGGCGCATCTGGAGTTGGGTAAGAAGATCATCATCACCACGGTGCAGAAATTCCCGTTCATCGTGGACGGGATCGACGATCTGACCGACCGCAACTTCGCCGTGATCATCGACGAAGCCCATTCTTCGCAGTCTGGCAGCGCCTCTGACAAGCTGAACATGACGCTGGGGGCGGAAGACGAGGAGGTGCCGGAAGACCTGCAGGACAAGATTCTTGCGGCCATGAAAGGCCGCAAGATGAGCCAGAACGCCAGCTACTTTGCCTTCACTGCCACCCCGAAACCGGCCACGCTGGAGAAGTTCGGGCGGCAAGGCCCAGACGGGAAGTTCTACCCCTTCCACCTGTACTCCATGAAGCAGGCCATTGAGGAGAAATTCATCCTCGACGTGCTGGAGAAGTACACGACCTACAAGAGCTACTACGAGGTCCAGAAATCGGTGCAAGACAATCCGCTTTTCGACACTGCAAAGGCACAGAAAAAGCTCAAGGCCTTTGTCGAAGCCAGTCCGCGCACCATCGAAGTGAAGGCCAAGATCATGGTCGATCACTTCATGAGCAATGTCTGGCAGGCCAAGAAGCTCAAAGGCAAGGCCAAGGCTATGGTGGTCACGCGCAACATCGAATGCGCGATTCGCTACTTCTTCGCCATCCGCACCGCCCTGCAGGAGGCCAATGCGCCATTCAAAGCGCTGGTGGCCTTCTCGGGCGAGAAAACCGTCGATGGCATCAAGTACACGGAAGACGGGCTCAACAGCATTTCCGCCCGTGACTTGCCCGAAGAATTCGAGAAGGACGATTTCAAGATTCTGGTCGTCGCCAACAAATACCTGACCGGCTTCGATGAGCCCATGTTACATACCATGTACGTGGATAAGAAGCTGCAAGGGGTACTCGCGGTGCAGGCTCTTTCACGCCTGAACCGCTGCAACTGGAAGCTGGGCAAGACCGACACTTTTGTGCTCGACTTCTACAACACGGTGGACGACATCAAGGCCGCATTCGACCCGTTCTACACGGCCACGACCCTGAGCGAACCGACCAACGTCAACGTGCTGCACGACCTCAAGGATGTGCTGGATAACTTCGGCATTTACGACTGGTCGGAGGTGACGACCTTCAACGAGAAGTTCTTCGCCAGTGCAGAGGCCGAGGAGCTGCACCCGATCATCGATGCCGTGGTGGCCCGATTCGATGCCGACCTCGACGACGAGCAGCGCATCGACTTCAAGATCAAGGCCAAGCAGTTTGTGAAGATTTACGCGCAGGTTGCGGCCATCATCCCGTTCAACAACGCGAACTGGGAAATGTTGCACTGGTTCCTGAAATTCCTGATCCCCAAGCTCAAGGTGAAAGACCCGGATCAGGACAAGCTGGACGAGCTGCTGAACAGCGTTGACCTTTCCACCTACGGGCTAGAAAGGTCTCGCCTTGAGGTGAAGATCGGCTTGGATGCATCAGAAACCGAACTGGAGCCCCAGAACCCGAACGTCCGGGGCCCACATTTTGGTCCAGGCGAGGCTGATCCGCTTGATGAGATCGTGCGAGCTTTCAACGAGCGCCACTTCGCAGGCTGGGAGGCCACGCCGGAAGAACAGCGGGTGAAGTTCATCAACATCGCCAAGCATGTGATGAACCATGCCGACTACAAGGCCCAGGTCGAAGACAACCCGGATAGCCAGAACCGACAGTTGGCGCTGGAGCGCCTGATCCAACAGGCGATCAGCGTCGAGCGGAGGCGGGAGCTGGACCTTTACAAGCGCTATGCGTCTGACCCGGATTTCAAGCGGGCATTTGACGCGAGCGTGTCGAGACTACTTGCTTCAGCTGCGAGCGAAATGCTCTTGGCTGGCACGTAA
- a CDS encoding restriction endonuclease subunit S, with the protein MQRYESYAPSGVKWLGDVPAHWEVRPGFTCFKENKDRNKGLVESTVLSLSYGHIVIKPEEKLTGLVPASFEGYQLIKPGDIVIRTTDLQNDQTSLRVGHAKDEGMITSAYLGLRCNPEINPEYVFRLLASYDALKVFYGMGSGLRQNIDFWDFKRLPIPLPPRDEQDRIVTFLDQKTAEIDAAIAKKERLIELLEVQKAILINKAVTQGLSPDAPQSESGISWIDKIPSHWQVKRAKYLFREIDERSVSGEEELLSVSHMTGVTPRSEKTNIYMFMAEDYSGSKLCRPNDLVFNIMWAWMGALGVSDRTGIVSPSYGVYRQLKEGTFNNWYLEHLLRSTLYVAEYNKRSTGLHSSRLRLYSHMFFDMELGFPPREEQDKIEYETKKQISQADAVIAAVRSEIEKLTELRSTLVASVVTGKVRV; encoded by the coding sequence ATGCAGCGCTACGAGAGCTACGCACCCAGCGGGGTGAAATGGCTCGGGGATGTTCCTGCGCATTGGGAGGTTCGCCCCGGTTTCACCTGCTTCAAGGAAAACAAGGACCGCAACAAGGGACTGGTGGAAAGCACTGTACTTTCGCTGAGCTACGGGCACATCGTCATCAAGCCAGAAGAGAAGCTGACAGGCTTGGTGCCGGCATCGTTTGAGGGCTACCAGCTTATCAAGCCTGGCGATATCGTCATCCGCACCACTGACCTACAGAACGATCAAACCAGCCTGCGAGTCGGTCACGCCAAGGACGAAGGGATGATCACCTCAGCCTACCTGGGCTTGAGGTGTAATCCCGAAATCAACCCAGAGTATGTGTTTCGATTGCTGGCGAGCTACGACGCACTGAAGGTCTTTTACGGTATGGGCTCTGGGCTTCGCCAGAACATCGACTTCTGGGATTTCAAGCGCCTTCCTATTCCACTGCCGCCGCGAGACGAACAAGACCGCATCGTTACCTTCCTCGACCAAAAAACCGCCGAAATCGATGCCGCGATTGCGAAGAAAGAGCGGCTGATTGAGTTGCTCGAAGTGCAAAAGGCAATACTGATCAACAAGGCTGTCACGCAAGGCCTGAGCCCTGATGCCCCCCAGAGTGAGAGTGGCATCTCGTGGATCGATAAGATTCCCTCGCACTGGCAAGTGAAGCGGGCGAAATACCTGTTTCGTGAGATTGACGAGCGCTCGGTCAGTGGCGAGGAAGAATTGTTGTCTGTCTCACACATGACCGGAGTCACACCTCGCTCCGAAAAAACAAACATCTACATGTTCATGGCCGAGGACTATTCCGGCTCCAAGCTTTGCCGCCCAAACGATCTGGTCTTCAACATCATGTGGGCGTGGATGGGAGCCTTGGGGGTATCTGATCGAACTGGAATTGTCAGCCCGTCCTATGGTGTTTACCGTCAGCTGAAAGAAGGTACTTTTAACAATTGGTATTTGGAACACTTGCTGCGTTCGACACTTTATGTGGCCGAGTACAACAAGCGCTCAACCGGACTGCATTCCTCACGACTGCGGCTCTATTCGCACATGTTTTTTGACATGGAACTTGGTTTTCCTCCACGCGAGGAACAAGACAAGATTGAGTACGAAACAAAAAAACAGATTTCGCAGGCAGACGCTGTGATCGCGGCAGTACGTTCAGAGATAGAGAAGCTTACAGAGCTACGCTCGACTCTTGTGGCAAGTGTCGTGACTGGAAAAGTGCGGGTGTAA
- a CDS encoding DUF932 domain-containing protein has translation MAHEIHHMAYVGAEPWHGLGNRLTPHQPIDVWQHAAGMDWQIEASPVRFFNGSATLHSFPEQLVLHRSDSHAPLAVVSSRFQVVQPREILEFYRDLTEVSGFALETAGVLKGGRKFWALAKTGQSALLKGNDRVNGYLLLATACDGTLATTAQFTSVRVVCGNTLHIALGDNDGAVKVSHRTAFDADAVKRQLGIAVSSWDGFLIRMKALAERKVTDSQAEAFVNRVLGASGVVPSTDKALKALLEAYRAGQGADLSSAKGTAWGLVNAVTGYVDHGKRARSVDHRLDSAWFGPGAQLKQAAWNEAVKLVA, from the coding sequence ATGGCTCACGAAATTCACCATATGGCCTACGTCGGCGCCGAACCGTGGCACGGCCTGGGCAACAGGCTCACCCCGCATCAGCCCATCGACGTCTGGCAACACGCTGCTGGGATGGACTGGCAGATCGAAGCGTCACCTGTGCGCTTTTTCAACGGCTCGGCCACCTTGCACAGCTTCCCGGAGCAGCTCGTGCTGCATCGCTCGGATTCGCATGCGCCCTTGGCGGTCGTCAGTTCGCGCTTCCAGGTGGTGCAGCCGCGCGAGATTCTGGAGTTCTACCGGGATCTCACTGAGGTTTCCGGCTTTGCGCTGGAAACTGCAGGCGTTCTCAAAGGCGGCCGGAAGTTCTGGGCGCTAGCCAAGACCGGACAGTCCGCTCTGCTCAAAGGCAACGACCGGGTGAACGGTTACCTGCTTCTGGCCACGGCCTGTGATGGCACGCTGGCGACCACGGCGCAGTTCACCTCAGTTCGTGTTGTGTGCGGCAACACCCTGCACATTGCCCTGGGCGACAACGACGGTGCAGTCAAGGTGTCACACCGCACGGCGTTCGATGCCGATGCGGTCAAGCGTCAACTGGGCATTGCCGTGTCCTCCTGGGACGGCTTCCTCATCCGCATGAAGGCGCTGGCCGAGCGCAAGGTGACAGACAGCCAAGCCGAGGCTTTCGTGAACCGGGTGTTGGGCGCATCAGGTGTGGTGCCGTCCACGGACAAAGCGCTCAAGGCTTTGCTGGAGGCATACCGCGCCGGTCAAGGCGCCGATCTGTCGTCTGCCAAAGGCACTGCGTGGGGACTGGTCAATGCGGTGACTGGCTATGTCGATCACGGCAAACGCGCCCGCAGTGTTGATCACCGGCTGGACTCGGCCTGGTTCGGCCCGGGTGCCCAGCTCAAGCAGGCCGCCTGGAACGAAGCCGTCAAGCTCGTGGCGTGA
- a CDS encoding DUF262 domain-containing protein, with protein sequence MKEIQAKTRSVRELLSDTKYGIDYYQREYKWQTKQIVELVSDLTTAFLEEYQPQHERKDVASYGHYFLGSIVISQPDEKKQIVDGQQRLTSLTLLLIYLHNIQKDRPDAVSIEKMIFSEEYGEKSFNLDIPERNECMNALFDGTPYDAVDQVESIQNLIGRYNDIVEAFPAEIANDKALPYFVDWLRNKTQLVEISAYADADAYTIFETMNDRGLSLSNTDMLKGYLLASITDTAKRAEANKEIKHWLLTFAKRDSERDTKESEADFFKAWLRAKYAQDIRERKKGAKPEDFDLIGTEYHRWVRAKDDLIGLNASDDFNRWVRQDLRFFARVYLELLEASETLKEGLESVRFNADHGFTQQFQVLLAPLLPTDDEATVKAKLKLTADYLDCWLNRRLWNFKSIDYSTLQYATFLLTKELRNLSLDALRDKLITRLTNDQKELPLDDQPYLNNWNAKSLHRQLARFTHWLEEQSGQPGRYLEYIVRSGKNSYEIEHLWANHFERHTDEFAHAQEFSTHRNKVGGLVLLPKKINASLNDKAYSDKLEHYQSENLLARSLHPMCYVHNPGFLNLKAETGLPFKAFTEFKKANFDERFSLYKGIAELLWSVDRLKEVV encoded by the coding sequence ATGAAGGAAATTCAGGCCAAGACGCGCAGCGTGCGCGAGTTGCTGAGCGACACCAAGTACGGCATCGACTACTACCAGCGCGAATACAAGTGGCAGACCAAGCAGATCGTCGAACTGGTCTCCGACCTCACCACGGCGTTCTTGGAAGAGTACCAGCCGCAGCACGAACGCAAGGACGTAGCCTCTTACGGGCATTACTTCTTGGGCTCCATCGTCATCAGCCAACCGGATGAGAAAAAGCAGATCGTGGACGGTCAGCAACGGCTGACCAGCCTCACCCTGCTGCTGATCTACCTACACAACATCCAGAAAGACCGGCCTGACGCAGTTTCGATCGAAAAGATGATCTTCTCCGAAGAGTACGGGGAGAAGTCTTTCAACCTCGACATCCCCGAACGCAACGAGTGCATGAACGCACTGTTCGATGGCACGCCCTATGACGCGGTAGATCAGGTCGAATCGATCCAGAACCTGATCGGCCGCTACAACGACATCGTAGAAGCCTTCCCCGCCGAGATTGCGAACGACAAGGCACTGCCGTACTTCGTGGATTGGCTACGTAACAAGACCCAACTGGTTGAGATCTCGGCCTATGCGGATGCCGATGCCTACACGATCTTCGAGACCATGAACGACCGTGGGCTGTCGCTCTCAAACACCGACATGCTCAAGGGCTACTTGCTGGCAAGTATCACCGACACTGCCAAGCGGGCCGAGGCTAACAAGGAAATCAAGCACTGGCTGCTGACATTTGCCAAGCGGGACAGCGAGCGCGACACGAAGGAAAGCGAAGCTGATTTCTTCAAGGCCTGGCTGCGTGCCAAGTACGCGCAGGACATCCGGGAGCGCAAGAAAGGCGCGAAGCCGGAAGACTTCGATCTGATCGGCACCGAATATCACCGCTGGGTACGCGCGAAGGACGATCTGATCGGCCTGAATGCCAGCGATGATTTCAACCGCTGGGTGCGCCAAGACCTCCGTTTCTTCGCCCGCGTCTACCTGGAATTACTGGAAGCGTCCGAGACCTTGAAGGAAGGGCTGGAGTCTGTCCGCTTCAATGCGGACCACGGGTTTACCCAGCAATTTCAGGTGTTGCTGGCCCCGCTGCTACCGACCGATGACGAAGCCACGGTCAAGGCCAAGCTCAAGCTGACGGCGGATTACCTCGACTGCTGGCTGAATCGCCGCCTGTGGAATTTCAAGTCCATCGACTACTCCACCCTGCAATACGCGACCTTCCTGCTCACTAAGGAACTGCGCAACCTGTCGCTGGATGCGTTGCGTGACAAGCTGATCACCCGACTGACCAACGATCAAAAGGAGCTGCCGCTCGACGACCAGCCCTACCTCAACAACTGGAATGCCAAGAGCCTGCATCGCCAGTTGGCCCGTTTTACGCACTGGCTGGAAGAGCAAAGCGGACAGCCAGGGCGGTATCTGGAATACATCGTTCGCTCCGGCAAGAACTCCTACGAGATCGAACACCTGTGGGCCAACCACTTCGAGCGCCACACCGATGAATTCGCCCATGCGCAGGAGTTTTCCACGCACCGCAACAAGGTGGGCGGCCTGGTTCTGCTGCCGAAAAAGATCAATGCGAGCCTGAATGACAAGGCCTACAGCGACAAGCTGGAGCACTACCAAAGTGAAAACCTGCTGGCCCGTTCACTGCATCCCATGTGCTACGTCCACAACCCCGGCTTCCTCAACCTGAAGGCAGAAACAGGTCTGCCGTTCAAGGCATTCACCGAGTTCAAGAAGGCTAACTTCGATGAACGATTTAGCCTCTACAAGGGCATTGCCGAACTGCTTTGGTCGGTTGATCGCTTGAAGGAGGTGGTGTGA
- a CDS encoding addiction module antidote protein, with amino-acid sequence MVNKLPFDPALHLRTDEDILNFLTQAFATHDAGLIAYALGVVMRLRGPSRVARESGLSREQLYRTLSGKGNPTLKTILAVLRSLGVDLAATAPRDMEGVAEAAGD; translated from the coding sequence ATGGTGAACAAACTGCCGTTCGATCCGGCGCTGCACCTGCGCACGGATGAGGACATTCTGAACTTCTTGACTCAGGCGTTTGCCACGCATGACGCTGGCTTGATTGCGTATGCTCTCGGTGTGGTGATGCGCTTGCGAGGACCGTCCCGAGTGGCTCGGGAATCGGGTTTGTCACGGGAGCAGCTGTACCGCACGCTCAGCGGCAAGGGAAACCCGACCCTGAAAACGATTCTGGCGGTGCTGCGTAGCTTGGGCGTGGATTTGGCGGCGACTGCACCGCGGGACATGGAAGGGGTGGCAGAGGCGGCTGGGGATTGA